A region from the Medicago truncatula cultivar Jemalong A17 chromosome 6, MtrunA17r5.0-ANR, whole genome shotgun sequence genome encodes:
- the LOC11417279 gene encoding disease resistance protein RPV1, which translates to MAMQSPSSSTSISYDYKYQVFLSFRGSDTRYGFTGNLYKALTDKGINTFIDDNGLQRGNEITPSLLKAIEESRIFIPVFSINYASSSFCLDELDHIIHCYKTKGRPVLPVFFGVDPSHVRHHKGSYGEALAEHEKRFQNDPKNMERLQGWKDALSQAANLSGYHDSPPGYEYKLIGKIVKYISNKISRQPLNVATYPVGLQSRVQQVKSLLDEGSDHGVHMVGIYGIGGLGKSTLAKAIYNFIADQFECSCFLENVKESSASNNLKNLQQELLLKTLQLEIKLGSVSEGIPKIKERLHGKKILLILDDVDKLDQLDALAGGLDWFGPGSRVIITTRDKHLLDCHGIEKTYAVEELNGTEALELLRWKAFKNEKVPSSYEDILKRAVVYASGLPLAIEVVGSNLFGKSIAECESTLDKYGRIPHKDIQKILRLSYDALEEEEQSVFLDIACCIKGCRLEKVKQILHAHYGYSIESHIGVLVDKSLINISWCCFSGIKVTLHELIEVMGKEVVRQESPKEPGERSRLWSQDDIVHVLKENTGTGKTEMICMNLHSMESVIDKKGKAFKKMTRLKTLIIENGHCSKGLKYLRSSLKALKWEGCLSKSLSSSILSKKFQDMTILILDHCEYLTHIPDVSGLSNLEKLSFEYCKNLITIHNSIGHLNKLERLSAFGCRTLKRFPPLGLASLKELKLSCCYSLKSFPKLLCKMTNIDKIWFWYTSIRELPSSFQNLSELDELSVREFGMLRFPKHNDRMYSIVSPS; encoded by the exons ATGGCTATGCAATCACCTTCCTCTTCCACTTCAATTTCCTATGATTACAAATACCAAGTATTCCTCAGTTTCAGAGGAAGTGACACTCGGTACGGTTTCACCGGCAATCTCTACAAGGCTCTTACTGACAAGGGAATCAACACCTTCATTGATGACAATGGTCTTCAAAGAGGAAATGAAATCACACCATCACTTCTCAAGGCCATTGAAGAGTCTAGGATTTTTATTCCTGTGTTTTCTATCAACTATGCCTCTTCTTCGTTTTGTTTGGACGAACTTGACCACATCATTCATTGCTACAAGACAAAGGGTCGCCCTGTTTTGCCTGTTTTCTTTGGTGTGGATCCTTCTCATGTGCGACATCATAAAGGTAGTTATGGTGAAGCATTGGCTGAGCATGAAAAGAGGTTTCAAAATGATCCGAAAAACATGGAGAGGTTGCAGGGATGGAAAGACGCTCTGAGCCAGGCTGCTAACTTGTCCGGCTACCATGATAGTCCTCCTGG ATATGAATACAAGCTTATTGGAAAGATAGTCAAATACATCTCCAACAAGATCAGTCGACAGCCCTTAAATGTTGCCACTTACCCTGTTGGATTGCAGTCTCGAGTACAACAAGTGAAATCGCTTCTTGATGAAGGATCTGATCATGGGGTCCATATGGTTGGAATTTATGGGATTGGAGGCTTGGGAAAATCAACACTTGCGAAAGCAATTTATAACTTTATTGCTGATCAATTTGAATGCTCATGTTTTCTTGAAAATGTGAAAGAGAGTTCAGCTTCAAATAACTTGAAAAATCTCCAGCAGGAGCTCCTTTTAAAAACACTTCAACTTGAAATTAAGTTAGGAAGTGTTAGCGAAGGAATTcctaaaataaaggaaaggctACATGGAAAGAAGATTCTTTTGATTCTTGATGATGTTGACAAACTGGATCAGCTAGATGCTTTGGCTGGAGGACTTGATTGGTTCGGTCCTGGAAGCAGAGTCATCATCACCACCCGAGATAAACACTTACTAGACTGTCATGGGATAGAAAAAACATATGCAGTAGAAGAGTTGAATGGGACAGAAGCTCTTGAATTGTTGAGGTGGAAGGCTTTTAAAAATGAGAAAGTTCCTTCAAGTTATGAAGACATTTTAAAGCGTGCAGTTGTATATGCTTCTGGCCTTCCATTAGCGATAGAAGTAGTGGGTTCTAACTTGTTTGGAAAGAGTATTGCAGAATGTGAGTCTACATTAGATAAGTATGGAAGAATTCCACATAAAGATATCCAAAAGATACTTAGACTCAGCTATGATGCTTTGGAAGAAGAGGAGCAGAGTGTCTTTTTGGATATTGCTTGTTGCATCAAAGGATGTAGATTGGAGAAAGTCAAACAGATACTTCATGCTCATTATGGTTATTCCATAGAAAGCCACATTGGAGTGTTGGTTGATAAGTCTCTCATAAATATTAGTTGGTGCTGTTTCAGTGGTATCAAAGTGACATTACATGAATTGATAGAGGTCATGGGTAAAGAAGTCGTCCGACAAGAATCACCTAAAGAGCCTGGAGAAAGAAGCAGGTTATGGTCTCAAGATGATATAGTTcatgttttaaaagaaaacact GGAACTGGTAAAACTGAAATGATATGTATGAATTTGCACTCTATGGAATCTGTAATAGACAAGAAAGGAAAGGCCTTCAAAAAGATGACAAGATTGAAAACACTTATTATTGAAAATGGCCATTGTTCTAAAGGTCTCAAGTATCTTCGAAGCAGTTTGAAAGCATTGAAATGGGAAGGATGTTTATCAAAGTCTCTATCGTCTAGTATTTTAAGCAAG AAGTTCCAGGATATGACAATCTTGATATTGGACCATTGTGAATATTTAACACATATACCCGATGTCTCAGGGCTTTCAAATTTAGAAAAGTTATCATTTGAATATTGTAAGAATTTAATTACAATTCACAATTCGATTGGACACCTAAATAAACTTGAAAGGTTAAGTGCATTTGGTTGCAGGACGCTCAAACGTTTTCCACCTTTAGGGTTGGCATCTCTTAAAGAATTGAAGCTTTCTTGTTGTTATAGTCTCAAAAGTTTTCCAAAATTATTATGCAAGATGACAAATATAGACAAGATTTGGTTTTGGTATACTTCCATACGAGAATTGCCATCTTCATTTCAAAATCTCAGTGAACTTGATGAGTTATCAGTACGGGAATTTGGAATGCTGAGGTTCCCAAAACATAATGATAGAATGTATTCTATAGTGTCACCATCTTAG